One Triticum dicoccoides isolate Atlit2015 ecotype Zavitan chromosome 4B, WEW_v2.0, whole genome shotgun sequence genomic window carries:
- the LOC119294446 gene encoding uncharacterized protein LOC119294446 isoform X1 has protein sequence MEEEFISLGDESCVAPTPKDKDGIIHLQVQQNQFQAVHLDIMDAPPPPPPPQTQTQPQDNVDINANAASSCVPVEIPKGRTTESAVRLVYTNLTRESKRKLMELMQQWSHCQATRITNQPNSYSTVEDMDLSDDNNVLLVTKHGVSAEMGKRSGPEAALVHASRTSSALIDQSPTRGDNRAPTESTEPSVSLVYNNLTRESKRELMELMQQWSEWQATKQPNSTESAEQVLDCGEETYYPAIHVGSERPCAVSFWVDNNQARENAAVDVDVDVDDGAVPLYDREFTLGDSSNAESKKEDEKDGWRCLNCASSSHALKDCPNPHDHVSISMAREQVKLKRKISKVIRQQNRPLKRRYL, from the exons ATGGAGGAGGAGTTCATCAGCCTTGGCGACGAATCTTGTGTAGCTCCCACTCCCAAGGATAAGGATGGCATCATACACCTCCAGGTCCAGCAAAACCAATTCCAAGCCGTCCATCTCGATATCATggatgcaccaccaccaccaccaccaccacagacACAGACTCAGCCACAAGACAATGTCGACATCAATGCCAATGCGGCTTCTTCTTGTGTTCCAGTTGAAATACCCAAGGGCCGGACAACGGAATCAGCTGTTCGTCTTGTCTACACCAACTTGACAAG GGAAAGCAAAAGGAAGCTCATGGAGCTGATGCAACAATGGTCCCACTGCCAAGCTACTAGAATTACAAACCAACCCAATTCTTATTCAACG GTTGAGGATATGGACCTCTCGGATGACAACAACGTGCTCCTTGTTACAAAACATGGTGTTTCAGCTGAAATGGGCAAGCGCAGTGGGCCTGAGGCTGCCCTTGTTCATGCTTCAAGAACGAGCAGCGCCCTTATCGACCAAAGCC CTACAAGAGGAGATAACAGAGCCCCGACGGAATCAACCGAGCCTTCTGTTAGCCTAGTCTACAACAACTTGACAAG AGAAAGCAAGAGAGAGCTCATGGAACTGATGCAACAATGGTCCGAGTGGCAGGCTACAAAGCAACCCAACTCAACG GAATCTGCGGAACAGGTCTTGGATTGTGGTGAAGAGACTTATTATCCAGCAATACATGTTGGTTCAGAGAGACCTTGTGCTGTG TCATTCTGGGTGGATAATAACCAAGCACGAGAAAATGCTGCTGTGGATGTGGATGTGGATGTGGATGATGGCGCGGTGCCCCTGTACGATCGAGAATTTACATTGGGTGATTCATCAAATGCTGAGAG CAAGAAAGAAGATGAGAAGGATGGTTGGCGGTGTCTCAACTGTGCTTCATCTAGTCATGCTCTCAAGGACTGCCCAAACCCTCACGACCATGTTTCAATTAGCATGGCCCGCGAGCAGGTGAAGTTGAAAAGGAAAATATCTAAAGTTATTCGTCAGCAAAATCGGCCTCTAAAGCGCCGTTACCTCTGA
- the LOC119294446 gene encoding uncharacterized protein LOC119294446 isoform X3 produces MEEEFISLGDESCVAPTPKDKDGIIHLQVQQNQFQAVHLDIMDAPPPPPPPQTQTQPQDNVDINANAASSCVPVEIPKGRTTESAVRLVYTNLTRESKRKLMELMQQWSHCQATRITNQPNSYSTVEDMDLSDDNNVLLVTKHGVSAEMGKRSGPEAALVHASRTSSALIDQSPTRGDNRAPTESTEPSVSLVYNNLTRESKRELMELMQQWSEWQATKQPNSTESAEQVLDCGEETYYPAIHVGSERPCAVVCTDNHSGWIITKHEKMLLWMWMWMWMMARCPCTIENLHWVIHQMLRARKKMRRMVGGVSTVLHLVMLSRTAQTLTTMFQLAWPASR; encoded by the exons ATGGAGGAGGAGTTCATCAGCCTTGGCGACGAATCTTGTGTAGCTCCCACTCCCAAGGATAAGGATGGCATCATACACCTCCAGGTCCAGCAAAACCAATTCCAAGCCGTCCATCTCGATATCATggatgcaccaccaccaccaccaccaccacagacACAGACTCAGCCACAAGACAATGTCGACATCAATGCCAATGCGGCTTCTTCTTGTGTTCCAGTTGAAATACCCAAGGGCCGGACAACGGAATCAGCTGTTCGTCTTGTCTACACCAACTTGACAAG GGAAAGCAAAAGGAAGCTCATGGAGCTGATGCAACAATGGTCCCACTGCCAAGCTACTAGAATTACAAACCAACCCAATTCTTATTCAACG GTTGAGGATATGGACCTCTCGGATGACAACAACGTGCTCCTTGTTACAAAACATGGTGTTTCAGCTGAAATGGGCAAGCGCAGTGGGCCTGAGGCTGCCCTTGTTCATGCTTCAAGAACGAGCAGCGCCCTTATCGACCAAAGCC CTACAAGAGGAGATAACAGAGCCCCGACGGAATCAACCGAGCCTTCTGTTAGCCTAGTCTACAACAACTTGACAAG AGAAAGCAAGAGAGAGCTCATGGAACTGATGCAACAATGGTCCGAGTGGCAGGCTACAAAGCAACCCAACTCAACG GAATCTGCGGAACAGGTCTTGGATTGTGGTGAAGAGACTTATTATCCAGCAATACATGTTGGTTCAGAGAGACCTTGTGCTGTGGTATGTACGGACAA TCATTCTGGGTGGATAATAACCAAGCACGAGAAAATGCTGCTGTGGATGTGGATGTGGATGTGGATGATGGCGCGGTGCCCCTGTACGATCGAGAATTTACATTGGGTGATTCATCAAATGCTGAGAG CAAGAAAGAAGATGAGAAGGATGGTTGGCGGTGTCTCAACTGTGCTTCATCTAGTCATGCTCTCAAGGACTGCCCAAACCCTCACGACCATGTTTCAATTAGCATGGCCCGCGAGCAGGTGA
- the LOC119294446 gene encoding uncharacterized protein LOC119294446 isoform X2, with the protein MEEEFISLGDESCVAPTPKDKDGIIHLQVQQNQFQAVHLDIMDAPPPPPPPQTQTQPQDNVDINANAASSCVPVEIPKGRTTESAVRLVYTNLTRESKRKLMELMQQWSHCQATRITNQPNSYSTVEDMDLSDDNNVLLVTKHGVSAEMGKRSGPEAALVHASRTSSALIDQSPTRGDNRAPTESTEPSVSLVYNNLTRESKRELMELMQQWSEWQATKQPNSTESAEQVLDCGEETYYPAIHVGSERPCAVVCTDNSHSGWIITKHEKMLLWMWMWMWMMARCPCTIENLHWVIHQMLRARKKMRRMVGGVSTVLHLVMLSRTAQTLTTMFQLAWPASR; encoded by the exons ATGGAGGAGGAGTTCATCAGCCTTGGCGACGAATCTTGTGTAGCTCCCACTCCCAAGGATAAGGATGGCATCATACACCTCCAGGTCCAGCAAAACCAATTCCAAGCCGTCCATCTCGATATCATggatgcaccaccaccaccaccaccaccacagacACAGACTCAGCCACAAGACAATGTCGACATCAATGCCAATGCGGCTTCTTCTTGTGTTCCAGTTGAAATACCCAAGGGCCGGACAACGGAATCAGCTGTTCGTCTTGTCTACACCAACTTGACAAG GGAAAGCAAAAGGAAGCTCATGGAGCTGATGCAACAATGGTCCCACTGCCAAGCTACTAGAATTACAAACCAACCCAATTCTTATTCAACG GTTGAGGATATGGACCTCTCGGATGACAACAACGTGCTCCTTGTTACAAAACATGGTGTTTCAGCTGAAATGGGCAAGCGCAGTGGGCCTGAGGCTGCCCTTGTTCATGCTTCAAGAACGAGCAGCGCCCTTATCGACCAAAGCC CTACAAGAGGAGATAACAGAGCCCCGACGGAATCAACCGAGCCTTCTGTTAGCCTAGTCTACAACAACTTGACAAG AGAAAGCAAGAGAGAGCTCATGGAACTGATGCAACAATGGTCCGAGTGGCAGGCTACAAAGCAACCCAACTCAACG GAATCTGCGGAACAGGTCTTGGATTGTGGTGAAGAGACTTATTATCCAGCAATACATGTTGGTTCAGAGAGACCTTGTGCTGTGGTATGTACGGACAA TAGTCATTCTGGGTGGATAATAACCAAGCACGAGAAAATGCTGCTGTGGATGTGGATGTGGATGTGGATGATGGCGCGGTGCCCCTGTACGATCGAGAATTTACATTGGGTGATTCATCAAATGCTGAGAG CAAGAAAGAAGATGAGAAGGATGGTTGGCGGTGTCTCAACTGTGCTTCATCTAGTCATGCTCTCAAGGACTGCCCAAACCCTCACGACCATGTTTCAATTAGCATGGCCCGCGAGCAGGTGA
- the LOC119293127 gene encoding receptor-like protein kinase ANXUR1: MAAARGRGVLLAVLLLTTVAFAFVGADIYKPTDSILVNCGSDKDGQDEDGRKWTTDKDSKWLPDGGKSSIMGTADVSDPSLPSPVPYMTARVFPKETAYTFPVSDADRHWVRLHFYPAAYHDIPADHFFFSISTSTGITLLRNFSVYITAKALTQAYIVREFSLPPSTAGSLSLKFTPTAMNNASYAFVNGIEIISMPNFFGDPATLVGLDDQSLDASAGNLQTMYRLSVGGSYIPPTNDSGLTREWFSDTPYVYGAGTGVTFEANDTIPIKYPAPADEYAAPVSIYDTFRHMGRDANLNKNNNLTWVFEVDGNFTYLLRLHFCSLMEDKINQVVFAILVNNKTATTTGSADIIAWAKEKNPANPGAPGKGVPVFKDYAVFMPAAPAGNDTILWLTLRPDTASNPQFVNAFLNGLEIFKVSDASGNLAGPNPDISKMLAEAELGAVDGQFREKPSNVGALIGGAVGGAAAFGLVAAVCFVAYQSKRGRELSSSPSHSSSRWLPVYGSSQTSVSKSSGGRSAMTLNPNITAMCRHFSFQEIKSATKGFDESLVIGVGGFGKVYRGVVDGDTKVAIKRSNPSSEQGVLEFQTEIEMLSKLRHKHLVSLIGCCEDNGEMILVYDYMAHGTLREHLYKSGKPPLPWRQRLEIVIGAARGLHYLHTGAKYTIIHRDVKTTNILVDEKWVAKVSDFGLSKTGPTVQNQTHVSTMVKGSFGYLDPEYFRRQKLTEKSDVYSFGVVLFEVLCGRPALNPSLPREQVSLADHALSCQRKGTLEEIIDPVLEGKIAPDCLKKFAETAEKCLADQGVDRPSMGDVLWNLEFALQQQDTFENGGKPPEVDDYSSSFTITPPSMEESLAANAAALSLISEDMDEEDIANSVIFSQIAKPTGR, translated from the coding sequence ATGGCGGCCGCCCGAGGCCGAGGCGTCCTTCTCGCCGTCCTCCTCTTGACGACGGTGGCCTTCGCGTTCGTCGGCGCGGACATATACAAGCCAACGGACTCCATTCTGGTTAACTGCGGGTCGGACAAGGACGGGCAGGACGAGGACGGCAGGAAGTGGACCACCGACAAGGACAGCAAGTGGCTCCCCGACGGGGGCAAGTCCTCCATCATGGGCACCGCCGACGTGTCGGACCCGTCGCTCCCCTCCCCCGTGCCCTACATGACGGCGCGGGTCTTCCCTAAGGAGACCGCCTACACCTTCCCCGTGTCCGACGCCGACCGCCACTGGGTGCGCCTCCACTTCTACCCGGCGGCTTACCACGACATCCCCGCCGACCACTTCTTCTTCTCCATCAGCACCTCCACCGGCATCACGCTGCTGCGCAACTTCAGCGTCTACATCACCGCCAAGGCCCTCACCCAGGCCTACATCGTCCGGGagttctccctccctccctccaccgcCGGCTCGCTCTCCCTCAAATTCACGCCCACTGCCATGAACAATGCCTCCTACGCCTTCGTCAATGGCATCGAGATCATCTCCATGCCCAACTTCTTCGGCGACCCGGCCACGCTGGTCGGCCTCGACGACCAGTCCCTCGACGCCAGCGCCGGCAACCTGCAGACCATGTACCGGCTTAGCGTCGGCGGCTCCTACATCCCGCCCACCAACGACTCCGGGCTGACCCGCGAGTGGTTCTCCGACACGCCCTACGTCTACGGCGCCGGCACGGGCGTCACCTTCGAGGCCAACGACACGATCCCGATCAAGTACCCGGCCCCCGCCGACGAGTACGCCGCGCCCGTCAGCATCTATGACACGTTCCGCCACATGGGCCGCGACGCCAACCTGAACAAGAACAACAACCTCACCTGGGTGTTCGAGGTGGACGGCAACTTCACCTACCTCCTCCGCCTCCACTTCTGCTCGCTCATGGAAGACAAGATCAACCAGGTCGTCTTCGCCATCCTCGTCAACAACAAGACGGCCACCACCACCGGCAGCGCCGACATCATCGCCTGGGCCAAGGAGAAGAACCCTGCTAATCCCGGCGCGCCCGGCAAAGGCGTGCCGGTCTTCAAGGACTACGCCGTGTTCATGCCCGCCGCTCCGGCGGGCAACGACACCATCCTCTGGCTCACGCTGCGCCCAGACACCGCCAGTAACCCACAGTTCGTCAACGCTTTCCTCAACGGCCTCGAGATCTTTAAGGTGAGCGACGCCTCCGGCAACCTGGCCGGCCCAAACCCCGACATTTCTAAGATGCTGGCGGAGGCCGAGCTGGGGGCCGTGGACGGGCAGTTCAGGGAGAAGCCGAGCAACGTCGGGGCGCTCATCGGCGGGGCGGTGGGCGGCGCGGCGGCATTCGGGCTGGTCGCGGCCGTGTGCTTCGTGGCGTACCAGAGCAAGAGGGGGAGGGAGCTGAGCAGCAGCccatcgcactcctcctccaggtGGCTGCCGGTGTACGGCAGCTCGCAGACGAGCGTGAGCAAGTCGTCGGGCGGGAGGAGCGCGATGACGCTGAACCCCAACATCACGGCCATGTGCCGGCACTTCTCGTTCCAGGAGATAAAGTCGGCGACCAAGGGGTTCGACGAGTCGCTGGTGATCGGCGTGGGCGGGTTCGGCAAGGTGTACCGGGGGGTGGTGGACGGGGACACCAAGGTGGCCATCAAGCGGAGCAACCCGTCGTCGGAGCAGGGGGTGCTGGAGTTCCAGACGGAGATCGAGATGCTGTCCAAGCTGCGGCACAAGCACCTGGTGTCCCTCATCGGGTGCTGCGAGGACAACGGCGAGATGATCCTGGTGTACGACTACATGGCGCACGGCACGCTGCGGGAGCACCTGTACAAGAGCGGCAAGCCGCCGCTGCCGTGGAGGCAGCGGCTGGAGATCGTGATCGGCGCCGCCCGGGGGCTCCACTACCTCCACACGGGCGCCAAGTACACCATCATCCACCGCGACGTCAAGACGACAAACATCCTCGTCGACGAGAAGTGGGTGGCCAAGGTGTCCGACTTCGGGCTGTCCAAGACGGGGCCGACGGTGCAGAACCAGACGCACGTGAGCACCATGGTGAAGGGCAGCTTCGGGTACCTGGACCCGGAGTACTTCCGGCGGCAGAAGCTGACGGAGAAGTCGGACGTCTACTCGTTCGGCGTGGTGCTGTTCGAGGTGCTGTGCGGGCGGCCGGCGCTGAACCCTAGCCTGCCGCGGGAGCAGGTGAGCCTGGCGGACCACGCGCTGAGCTGCCAGCGGAAGGGCACCCTGGAGGAGATCATCGACCCGGTGCTGGAGGGGAAGATCGCGCCCGACTGCCTCAAGAAGTTCGCCGAGACGGCGGAGAAGTGCCTGGCGGACCAGGGCGTGGACCGGCCGTCCATGGGCGACGTGCTGTGGAACCTCGAGTTCGCGCTGCAGCAGCAGGACACCTTCGAGAACGGCGGGAAGCCGCCCGAGGTGGACGACTACAGCAGCAGCTTCACCATCACCCCGCCGTCCATGGAGGAGAGCCTGGCGGCCAACGCGGCGGCGCTGTCGCTCATCagcgaggacatggacgaggaggaCATCGCCAACAGCGTCATCTTCTCCCAGATCGCAAAACCCACCGGACGATGA
- the LOC119294373 gene encoding uncharacterized protein LOC119294373, with protein sequence MPRSTDRRAMLGCFPAVVDPDDADAQADLSSAIASRRLSLAPPGRSNSIVDSSSPEHAAAPCHGGTTCSVPGPMIPSQEAVRSVTLSTDAPRAEFLKSMLEMAEALGLDPRRGADRARMHDLLLWYIAINDSDTLRDILGAFTELLCILNGNTTGDGDGTAPPATADRATHR encoded by the exons ATGCCAAGAAGCACGGACCGCCGCGCAATGCTCGGCTGCTTCCCCGCCGTC GTCGACCCCGACGACGCCGACGCGCAGGCCGACCTGTCCTCCGCCATCGCGTCCCGCCGCCTCTCCCTCGCGCCCCCCGGCCGCTCCAACTCCATCGTCGACTCCTCCTCCCCCGAGCACGCCGCCGCCCCTTGCCACGGCGGCACCACGTGCAGCGTGCCCGGCCCCATGATCCCGTCGCAGGAGGCGGTGCGGAGCGTGACGCTGTCGACGGACGCTCCCCGCGCCGAGTTCCTCAAGTCCATGCTGGAGATGGCGGAGGCGCTGGGGCTGGACCCGCGCCGCGGCGCCGACCGCGCGCGCATGCACGACCTCCTCTTGTGGTACATCGCCATCAACGACAGCGACACGCTCAGGGACATCCTCGGCGCATTCACCGAGCTCCTCTGCATCCTCAACGGCAACAccaccggcgacggcgacggcactGCGCCACCAGCGACAGCAGACAGAGCGACGCATAGGTAG